One window from the genome of Micromonospora aurantiaca ATCC 27029 encodes:
- a CDS encoding PQQ-binding-like beta-propeller repeat protein, translating into MSPVIELGEMRHGESADDPADAPPRRPPGRTARVAVLGCLVLLVVTAAAGPSRRPEPIRVPAPQGAAFVVLADRVVVADGPGAIGRGGRVVAAYRLPGGEPAWRFALTDGDHVLGLTAVAGGLLVTSSPAGDGDSVSAMLDPATGTLRWRHPGYPVRTASGGLLLENPRPPGAGTVRAVDPASGEVRWTLPVPGQEVGYRRDDHGVTQLVLVTPQGRVTVYDADSGAVAHTGRVAPAADRAAYRYAQVVADLLLVEDARGTVTGYGLDRLDERWSLPVGSRAGLWFADCAGMVCLRDQVGGAQALDPATGRPAWSDERWLGMGPVGDRLIAAERGVGEELELSALDPPTGRVLARLGRWRVSGNDLPSGPLLGLRTLTEDRTLVGALDVAAGQVRIRGILPGAWSECADTGTELVCLRPTGGMAIWPVGR; encoded by the coding sequence GTGAGCCCGGTGATCGAGCTGGGGGAGATGCGGCACGGCGAGTCCGCCGACGACCCGGCCGACGCACCGCCCCGCCGGCCGCCGGGCCGCACGGCGCGGGTGGCAGTGCTCGGGTGCCTGGTGCTGCTCGTGGTCACAGCCGCCGCCGGGCCGTCGCGACGGCCCGAGCCGATCCGGGTGCCCGCCCCGCAGGGCGCGGCGTTCGTGGTCCTGGCGGATCGGGTGGTGGTGGCCGACGGCCCGGGCGCGATCGGCCGGGGTGGCCGGGTGGTCGCCGCGTACCGGCTGCCCGGTGGGGAACCGGCGTGGCGGTTCGCGCTCACCGACGGCGACCACGTGCTCGGCCTCACCGCCGTGGCCGGGGGACTGCTGGTGACGAGCAGCCCGGCCGGGGACGGCGACTCCGTGTCGGCCATGCTCGACCCGGCCACCGGCACGCTGCGCTGGCGGCATCCCGGCTACCCGGTCCGGACCGCATCGGGCGGGCTGCTGCTGGAGAACCCCCGCCCACCAGGTGCGGGCACCGTCCGGGCCGTGGACCCGGCCTCCGGCGAGGTGCGGTGGACGCTGCCCGTGCCCGGCCAGGAGGTGGGGTACCGCCGCGACGACCACGGGGTGACGCAGCTCGTGCTGGTCACCCCGCAGGGCCGGGTGACCGTGTACGACGCGGACTCCGGCGCGGTCGCGCACACCGGGCGGGTGGCGCCCGCAGCCGATCGCGCCGCCTACCGGTACGCGCAGGTGGTGGCCGACCTCCTGCTGGTCGAGGACGCCCGGGGCACGGTCACCGGATACGGGCTGGACCGGCTCGACGAGCGATGGAGCCTGCCGGTCGGCTCCCGCGCCGGGCTCTGGTTCGCCGACTGTGCCGGGATGGTGTGCCTGCGCGACCAGGTGGGCGGTGCGCAGGCCCTCGACCCGGCCACCGGCCGTCCGGCCTGGTCGGACGAGCGCTGGCTGGGGATGGGCCCGGTAGGCGACCGGCTGATCGCCGCCGAGCGCGGGGTCGGGGAGGAACTGGAACTGTCGGCGCTCGACCCGCCGACCGGCCGCGTGCTGGCCCGGCTGGGGCGCTGGCGCGTCTCCGGCAACGACCTCCCGTCCGGGCCGCTACTAGGGCTGCGCACGCTCACCGAGGACCGGACGCTCGTCGGCGCGCTCGACGTGGCGGCCGGGCAGGTACGGATCCGGGGGATCCTGCCCGGCGCCTGGTCCGAGTGCGCGGACACGGGTACGGAACTGGTGTGCCTGCGACCGACCGGCGGCATGGCGATCTGGCCGGTCGGTCGCTGA
- a CDS encoding peptidase C39 family protein — MRRHGPPLQKTFGYAMLGGDDRQAQQAQVTAAPGGFPMSGRDIAYRRFRFPADRDRGRADGLRAGPDGLTLDGSAGRVTHTDPHSGTTAGYAAGTWTSPVTAVGFTVTELVPSWTADTPPGCWLRVGMRGWADGTAATGWYELGHWAADDSAVHRASVPGQEDDRARVAADTLRVTGATVTGWQVRVTLLRRLDTAAGPVLRTVGVVASTDPPGGAEAAPAEAAPAEAGSAEAGDAWGHVLDVPRYAQRLHAAGETRWGGGGDSWCSPTCVSMVLDFWGTGPTADRYAWVAPPGPRPQVVHAARHCYDHAFGGPGNWPFNTAYAATHGVDAFVTRLRSLAEAERFVAAGIPLIVSAAFTAGQVPGLDYDTRGHLMVLAGFTAEGDPVLNDPYAPDDERVRRTVPRGPFESAWQAGSGGIAYVLRPESTPLPPPPAQANW; from the coding sequence GTGCGGCGGCACGGGCCGCCGTTGCAGAAAACCTTCGGGTACGCGATGCTCGGCGGCGATGATCGACAAGCGCAGCAGGCACAGGTCACGGCCGCGCCGGGCGGGTTCCCGATGAGCGGCCGCGACATCGCGTACCGCCGGTTCCGCTTCCCGGCGGACCGGGACCGGGGTCGTGCGGACGGGCTGCGCGCCGGGCCGGACGGCCTGACGCTCGACGGCTCGGCCGGCCGGGTCACGCACACCGATCCGCACTCCGGGACCACGGCCGGGTACGCCGCCGGCACCTGGACCTCCCCCGTGACGGCCGTCGGCTTCACCGTCACCGAACTGGTGCCCTCGTGGACCGCCGACACCCCGCCCGGCTGCTGGCTGCGGGTCGGAATGCGCGGCTGGGCCGACGGCACGGCCGCCACCGGCTGGTACGAGCTGGGCCACTGGGCCGCCGACGACAGCGCCGTGCACCGCGCCTCAGTACCCGGGCAGGAGGACGACCGGGCGCGGGTCGCCGCCGACACGCTGCGGGTGACCGGCGCGACGGTGACCGGCTGGCAGGTCCGGGTGACCCTGCTCCGACGGCTCGACACGGCCGCCGGCCCGGTGCTGCGCACCGTGGGCGTGGTCGCCTCGACCGACCCGCCCGGCGGCGCGGAGGCCGCCCCCGCGGAGGCCGCCCCCGCTGAGGCCGGCAGCGCGGAGGCCGGCGACGCGTGGGGGCACGTGCTGGACGTGCCGCGCTACGCGCAGCGGCTGCACGCCGCCGGGGAGACCCGCTGGGGTGGCGGCGGCGACTCCTGGTGCAGCCCCACCTGCGTGTCGATGGTGCTCGACTTCTGGGGCACCGGACCCACAGCGGACCGGTACGCCTGGGTGGCGCCGCCCGGCCCGCGTCCGCAGGTGGTGCACGCCGCCCGGCACTGCTACGACCACGCCTTCGGCGGGCCGGGCAACTGGCCGTTCAACACGGCGTACGCGGCGACGCACGGGGTGGACGCCTTCGTCACCCGGCTGCGCTCGCTGGCCGAGGCGGAACGGTTCGTGGCCGCCGGCATCCCGCTGATCGTCTCGGCCGCGTTCACCGCCGGTCAGGTGCCCGGACTGGACTACGACACCCGGGGACACCTCATGGTGCTGGCCGGCTTCACCGCCGAGGGCGACCCGGTGCTCAACGACCCGTACGCCCCGGACGACGAGCGGGTCCGCCGCACCGTGCCGCGCGGGCCGTTCGAGAGCGCCTGGCAGGCGGGCAGCGGCGGGATCGCGTACGTGCTGCGGCCCGAGTCGACGCCGCTGCCGCCACCTCCGGCGCAGGCCAACTGGTGA
- a CDS encoding response regulator transcription factor, translating to MRVLVVEDERNLADAIARGLRKRGMAVDVAYDGDAGHEAAFVTRYDVVILDRDLPGVHGDRICADLAASGALTRVLMLTASVTVADRVEGLQLGADDYLAKPFAFDELVARVQALGRRATPAAPPVLEVADLVLDPARRVVSRGGVPLDLTNKEFGVLAELLKARGAVVSSEELLERVWDANTDPFTTIVRVTVMTLRKKLGDPPLIDTVVGAGYRIGGVRQ from the coding sequence ATGCGGGTACTGGTGGTCGAGGACGAGCGCAACCTCGCCGACGCGATCGCGCGCGGGCTGCGCAAGCGCGGGATGGCTGTCGACGTCGCCTACGACGGCGACGCCGGGCACGAGGCGGCGTTCGTCACCCGCTACGACGTGGTGATCCTGGACCGCGACCTGCCCGGCGTGCACGGCGACCGGATCTGCGCCGACCTGGCCGCCTCCGGCGCGCTGACCCGGGTGCTGATGCTGACCGCCAGCGTCACCGTCGCCGACCGGGTCGAGGGGTTGCAGCTCGGCGCCGACGACTACCTGGCCAAGCCGTTCGCGTTCGACGAGCTGGTGGCCCGGGTGCAGGCGCTCGGCCGCCGCGCCACCCCGGCCGCGCCGCCGGTGCTGGAGGTGGCCGATCTGGTGCTCGACCCGGCCCGCCGGGTGGTGAGCCGGGGCGGCGTGCCGCTCGACCTCACCAACAAGGAGTTCGGCGTGCTCGCCGAGCTGCTCAAGGCGCGCGGCGCGGTGGTGTCCAGCGAGGAGCTGCTGGAGCGGGTCTGGGACGCCAACACCGACCCGTTCACCACGATCGTCCGCGTCACCGTGATGACACTGCGCAAGAAGCTCGGCGACCCGCCTCTCATCGACACCGTCGTGGGCGCGGGCTACCGCATCGGCGGGGTACGGCAGTGA
- a CDS encoding sensor histidine kinase — MSARSARRVRPTLRLRLTLLNGVLLVGAGAILVLLAWLLVRDALRPTDELLPGTTVVLTDGRTLDAGQWQRQLVDAASQELLVKGLLALVAISVVGVAGAYLVAGRALRPLHQVTATARRLGEATLDERIGWSGADDEVAELAETFDAMLDRISGAFEAQKRFVANASHELRTPLAVMRTEIDVTLSDDDADLAEYRRMAGVVRDASERANGLVDALLVLARSEAQTGRRLGRRAESDLAIGTANALSAVSREVERIGLKVHTSLRPAPVVGDPGLLDRLAGNLVENAVRYNHLHGRIWIRTGTDGERSWLVVGNTGFEVAPADVPGLFEPFRRGGQERTGARGSGLGLSIVRAVSDAHGGTVKAVAQPGGGLEVTVTLPSADPAAAT, encoded by the coding sequence GTGAGCGCGCGGAGCGCCCGCCGGGTGCGGCCGACGCTGCGGCTGCGGCTGACCCTGCTCAACGGCGTGCTGCTGGTCGGCGCGGGGGCGATCCTGGTGCTGCTGGCCTGGCTGCTGGTCCGCGACGCGCTGCGCCCCACCGACGAGCTGCTACCGGGCACCACTGTGGTGCTCACCGACGGGCGCACGCTCGACGCCGGGCAGTGGCAGCGGCAACTGGTGGACGCCGCGTCACAGGAACTGCTGGTCAAGGGTCTGCTCGCGCTGGTGGCGATCAGCGTGGTCGGTGTGGCCGGGGCGTACCTGGTGGCCGGCCGGGCGCTGCGCCCGCTGCACCAGGTCACCGCCACCGCCCGCCGCCTCGGTGAGGCCACGCTCGACGAGCGGATCGGCTGGTCCGGCGCCGACGACGAGGTGGCCGAGCTGGCCGAGACGTTCGACGCCATGCTCGACCGGATCAGCGGTGCCTTCGAGGCGCAGAAACGGTTCGTCGCGAACGCCTCGCACGAGCTGCGGACGCCGCTGGCGGTGATGCGTACCGAAATCGACGTGACGCTCAGCGACGACGACGCCGACCTCGCCGAGTACCGCCGCATGGCCGGCGTGGTGCGCGACGCCTCCGAACGCGCCAACGGCCTGGTCGACGCGCTGCTGGTGCTGGCGCGCAGCGAGGCGCAGACCGGCCGGCGGCTGGGCCGGCGCGCCGAGTCGGACCTCGCCATCGGCACCGCCAACGCACTGTCAGCGGTCTCCCGGGAGGTGGAGCGCATCGGCCTGAAGGTGCACACCTCGCTGCGCCCGGCGCCGGTGGTCGGCGACCCCGGCCTGCTCGACCGGCTCGCCGGCAACCTGGTGGAGAACGCGGTCCGCTACAACCACCTGCACGGCCGGATCTGGATACGCACCGGCACCGACGGGGAACGGTCCTGGCTGGTCGTGGGGAACACCGGCTTCGAGGTCGCCCCGGCCGACGTACCCGGGCTGTTCGAGCCGTTCCGGCGCGGCGGCCAGGAACGCACCGGCGCGCGCGGCTCCGGTCTCGGCCTGTCGATCGTGCGGGCCGTCAGCGACGCGCACGGCGGCACGGTGAAGGCGGTCGCCCAGCCCGGCGGCGGCCTCGAGGTGACAGTCACGCTTCCGTCGGCCGACCCGGCGGCGGCCACCTGA
- a CDS encoding malectin domain-containing carbohydrate-binding protein has translation MTHPSAPRRRRLLAVLTAGALTVAGLSPATPAAAVAAPGHDKVVHTVPSTASPDVQDGSVDAIHDAGTKIIAGGSFTRVQNRNSDVDIPRDYLLAFDKATGQVDTAFAPTLDNEVTAVVAGPTAGTVFVAGKFNTVNGVTRRKVALLDVATGAVVTSFTPPAFNGLIKDIALVGDRLLVGGIFTTAGNPNPRGGLASLNATTGAVDSYLTTALTENHNWDGVSGAKAGVGAEKLAVSPDGTQLVVIGNFKKADGVLHDQIVKIDLGATAATVADWNTARYTPRCKWQSFDSYVRDVAFSPDNSYFVVVTTGAPYGGTLCDTAARWEAGATGSSLQPTWVDYSGGDTFLSVGISEQAVYVGGHLRWLNNSTGTDNARAGAVGRASIAALDPANGLPLSWNPGRHPRGIGASEMLVTPSGLWVGGDTLWIGNFQYRRERIAFFPLAGGKAPHPTTTATLPGNVYQAGLPKPTNVLYRVNAGGPVVAAADGGPDWAADTGSSPSPYHNTGSSTSSFNTVGSLDATVPAGTPAALYSDERYDPAGGAEMLWQFPVPAGTEVHVRLYLANRYDGTSAPNTRVFDVALDGAVVLDDLDLSASVGHNVGTMREFTVTSDGTVDIEFRHVKENPLVDAVEIVKTGPPPAGTGEEVQVRSYDGLTGVGAPAPVANPDETAWSATRNAFWVGGTLFYGTGGALWRRTFDGTTFGTPELVDPYHDPYWDTVVTNSGPEGQTYVGATTGFYAEIPNVTGMFYTGGRLYYTLTGQNGLFWRWFTPDSGVVGADRFSVAGASGFSDAGAVFVAGSTLYKVNRSTGDLSAVDWVNGAPSGTFTVRSGPAVDGVDWRAKAVFVGP, from the coding sequence GTGACCCACCCCTCGGCCCCGCGCCGCCGCCGTCTTCTCGCGGTCCTCACCGCCGGCGCCCTCACCGTCGCCGGCCTCTCGCCGGCCACGCCCGCGGCAGCCGTCGCCGCGCCCGGCCACGACAAAGTGGTCCACACCGTCCCCTCCACCGCCTCGCCCGACGTCCAGGACGGCTCGGTCGACGCGATCCACGACGCCGGTACGAAGATCATCGCGGGCGGCTCCTTCACCCGGGTGCAGAACCGCAACTCCGACGTCGACATCCCCCGCGACTACCTGCTCGCCTTCGACAAGGCCACCGGGCAGGTGGACACCGCGTTCGCGCCCACGCTCGACAACGAGGTGACGGCGGTCGTCGCCGGTCCCACAGCGGGCACGGTCTTCGTCGCCGGCAAGTTCAACACCGTCAACGGCGTGACCCGGCGCAAGGTGGCCCTGCTCGACGTCGCCACCGGTGCAGTCGTCACCAGCTTCACGCCGCCGGCGTTCAACGGTCTGATCAAGGACATCGCGCTCGTCGGCGACCGGCTGCTGGTCGGCGGCATCTTCACCACGGCCGGCAACCCCAACCCGCGCGGCGGGCTCGCGTCGCTCAACGCCACCACCGGCGCGGTCGACAGCTACCTCACCACGGCGCTGACCGAGAACCACAACTGGGACGGCGTCAGCGGCGCCAAGGCCGGCGTGGGCGCGGAGAAGCTCGCCGTCTCCCCGGACGGCACGCAGCTCGTCGTCATCGGCAACTTCAAGAAGGCCGACGGGGTCCTGCATGACCAGATCGTCAAGATCGACCTGGGCGCCACCGCCGCCACGGTCGCGGACTGGAACACGGCCCGCTACACGCCGCGCTGCAAGTGGCAGTCGTTCGACTCGTACGTCCGCGACGTCGCGTTCTCCCCGGACAACAGCTACTTCGTGGTGGTCACCACCGGCGCCCCGTACGGCGGGACGCTCTGCGACACCGCGGCCCGCTGGGAGGCCGGCGCGACCGGCAGCAGCCTCCAGCCGACCTGGGTCGACTACAGCGGCGGCGACACGTTCCTGTCCGTCGGCATCAGCGAGCAGGCGGTCTACGTCGGCGGCCACCTCCGCTGGCTCAACAACAGCACGGGAACCGACAACGCCCGGGCCGGCGCGGTCGGCCGGGCCAGCATCGCCGCGCTCGACCCCGCCAACGGCCTGCCGCTGTCCTGGAACCCGGGCCGGCACCCGCGCGGCATCGGCGCCTCCGAGATGCTCGTGACCCCGAGCGGCCTCTGGGTCGGCGGCGACACACTCTGGATCGGCAACTTCCAGTACCGCCGGGAGCGGATCGCGTTCTTCCCGCTCGCCGGTGGCAAGGCACCGCACCCGACCACCACGGCGACGCTGCCCGGCAACGTGTACCAGGCCGGCCTGCCGAAGCCGACCAACGTGCTGTACCGGGTGAACGCCGGCGGCCCGGTGGTCGCCGCCGCCGACGGCGGACCGGACTGGGCGGCCGACACCGGCTCCAGCCCCAGCCCGTACCACAACACCGGCAGCTCGACCTCCAGCTTCAACACGGTCGGCAGCCTGGACGCGACGGTGCCGGCCGGCACCCCGGCCGCGCTCTACAGCGACGAGCGGTACGACCCGGCCGGCGGCGCGGAGATGCTCTGGCAGTTCCCGGTGCCCGCCGGCACCGAGGTGCACGTGCGGCTCTACCTGGCCAACCGGTACGACGGCACCTCCGCGCCCAACACGCGCGTCTTCGACGTGGCGCTGGACGGCGCGGTCGTCCTCGACGACCTGGACCTGTCCGCCAGCGTCGGGCACAACGTGGGCACCATGCGGGAGTTCACGGTGACCAGCGACGGCACCGTCGACATCGAGTTCCGCCACGTCAAGGAGAACCCGCTCGTCGACGCCGTCGAGATCGTCAAGACCGGGCCTCCGCCGGCCGGCACCGGTGAGGAGGTGCAGGTCCGCTCGTACGACGGGCTGACCGGCGTCGGCGCGCCCGCTCCGGTGGCGAACCCGGACGAGACCGCGTGGTCCGCCACGCGCAACGCGTTCTGGGTCGGCGGGACGCTGTTCTACGGCACCGGCGGCGCGCTGTGGCGGCGTACGTTCGACGGCACCACGTTCGGCACGCCCGAGCTGGTGGACCCGTACCACGACCCGTACTGGGACACCGTGGTGACCAACTCGGGTCCGGAGGGGCAGACGTACGTCGGCGCGACCACCGGCTTCTACGCCGAGATCCCGAACGTGACCGGCATGTTCTACACCGGCGGTCGGCTCTACTACACGCTGACCGGGCAGAACGGCCTGTTCTGGCGCTGGTTCACGCCGGACAGCGGCGTGGTCGGCGCCGACCGGTTCTCCGTGGCCGGGGCGAGCGGGTTCTCCGACGCGGGCGCCGTCTTCGTGGCCGGCTCCACGCTCTACAAGGTGAACCGGAGCACCGGTGACCTGTCCGCCGTCGACTGGGTGAACGGCGCTCCGTCGGGGACGTTCACGGTGCGCAGCGGCCCGGCGGTCGACGGCGTCGACTGGCGCGCGAAGGCGGTCTTCGTCGGCCCGTAA
- a CDS encoding VOC family protein, with the protein MSAQIHCVTVETDDPYALAGWWARVLDRRLADDDHPGDPEAVLAAPDGHGPDLLFVRVDERHGKGAFHLDLHPAEGTRDEEVARLRELGAALVADRRRPDGTGWVVLADPEGNEFCVCRSPAERAASA; encoded by the coding sequence GTGAGTGCACAGATCCACTGCGTGACAGTCGAAACCGACGACCCGTACGCCCTGGCCGGCTGGTGGGCACGCGTGCTCGACCGCCGGCTCGCCGACGACGACCACCCGGGCGACCCGGAGGCGGTCCTCGCCGCACCCGACGGGCACGGCCCCGACCTGCTGTTCGTTCGGGTGGACGAGCGGCACGGCAAGGGCGCGTTCCACCTCGACCTGCACCCGGCCGAGGGCACCCGGGACGAGGAGGTGGCGCGGCTGCGCGAGCTCGGCGCCGCGCTGGTGGCCGACCGGCGCCGCCCGGACGGAACCGGCTGGGTGGTGCTCGCCGACCCCGAGGGCAACGAGTTCTGCGTCTGCCGGAGCCCTGCCGAGCGGGCCGCGTCCGCCTGA
- a CDS encoding 3-hydroxyacyl-CoA dehydrogenase NAD-binding domain-containing protein, whose protein sequence is MSLAAPNEVVTKALLRQVAVPGLDRPAALITLDNGFDHTKPNTFGPAGLTSLDEAITAALSAEPAFIAVTGKPYIFCVGADITSLPALENREQALEIGRLGHRVFARLKDSGVPTFAFVNGAAMGGGLELALHCHYRTLSAGAAALALPEVSLGLIPGWGGTQLLPNLIGIPAATQVIIQNPLMQNKMLKPKQAAEMGIADVLLEPADFLERSLEWAAGVVRGEVTVTRPEVDKDMWAGVLYFARQTLDQRLHGAVPSAYKALDLLETAKDADFATGTAAEDEALADLVFSEELRSGLYAFDLVQRRAKRPAGAPDKGLARPVTKVGIVGAGLMASQLALLFARRLQVPVVMTDLDQSRVDKGVGYVHTQIEKAVSKGRMDKGTAAKLYGLVSGSVDKSVFADADFVIEAVFEDLGVKKQVWAELEKIVKPEAVLATNTSSLSITEMAAELEHPERVVGFHFFNPVAVLPLLEIVRGERTDDATLATAFAVGKQLRKSSVLVKDAPAFVVNRLLTRFLGTVFAAVDQGTPLDVANSALDPLGLPMRPLALLQLVGPAVAYHVGGTLHEAFPDRFGVSENLKRIADSGQPIVVDDQINDEVAKLLVVGDEPLTAEQVRQNALDALAQEIRLMLDEGVVAEAQDIDLCMILGAGWPFHLGGVTPYLDRTGTSERVTGKRFLPHGVASLR, encoded by the coding sequence GTGAGCCTCGCCGCACCGAACGAGGTCGTCACCAAGGCGCTGCTGCGCCAGGTGGCCGTACCCGGGCTGGACCGGCCCGCCGCCCTCATCACCCTGGACAACGGCTTCGACCACACCAAGCCGAACACCTTCGGCCCGGCCGGCCTGACCAGCCTGGACGAGGCGATCACCGCCGCGCTGTCGGCGGAGCCGGCGTTCATCGCGGTCACCGGCAAGCCGTACATCTTCTGCGTGGGCGCGGACATCACCAGCCTCCCGGCCCTGGAGAACCGCGAGCAGGCGCTGGAGATCGGCCGGCTGGGCCACCGGGTCTTCGCCCGGCTCAAGGACAGCGGCGTCCCCACCTTCGCGTTCGTCAACGGCGCGGCGATGGGCGGCGGCCTGGAGCTGGCGCTGCACTGCCACTACCGGACGCTGTCGGCGGGCGCGGCGGCCCTGGCGCTGCCCGAGGTCTCGCTCGGCCTCATCCCCGGCTGGGGCGGTACGCAGCTGCTGCCGAACCTGATCGGCATTCCGGCCGCGACGCAGGTGATCATCCAGAACCCGCTGATGCAGAACAAGATGCTCAAGCCGAAGCAGGCTGCCGAGATGGGCATCGCGGACGTGCTGCTGGAGCCGGCCGACTTCCTGGAGCGGTCGCTGGAGTGGGCCGCCGGCGTGGTCCGGGGCGAGGTCACCGTGACCCGTCCCGAGGTCGACAAGGACATGTGGGCGGGCGTGCTCTACTTCGCCCGGCAGACCCTCGACCAGCGGCTGCACGGCGCGGTCCCGTCCGCGTACAAGGCGCTGGACCTGCTGGAGACGGCGAAGGACGCCGACTTCGCCACCGGCACCGCGGCGGAGGACGAGGCCCTCGCGGACCTGGTCTTCTCCGAGGAACTGCGCAGCGGCCTGTACGCCTTCGACCTGGTGCAGCGGCGGGCCAAGCGCCCGGCCGGCGCGCCGGACAAGGGCCTGGCCCGTCCGGTCACCAAGGTGGGCATCGTCGGCGCCGGCCTGATGGCCAGCCAGCTCGCGCTGCTGTTCGCCCGGCGTCTTCAGGTGCCGGTCGTGATGACCGACCTGGATCAGTCCCGCGTGGACAAGGGCGTCGGCTACGTGCACACCCAGATCGAGAAGGCCGTCAGCAAGGGCCGGATGGACAAGGGCACCGCGGCCAAGCTGTACGGCCTGGTCAGCGGCTCGGTCGACAAGTCCGTCTTCGCCGACGCCGACTTCGTCATCGAGGCCGTGTTCGAGGACCTGGGCGTCAAGAAGCAGGTCTGGGCCGAGCTGGAGAAGATCGTCAAGCCGGAGGCGGTGCTCGCCACCAACACCAGCTCGCTGTCCATCACCGAGATGGCCGCCGAGCTGGAGCACCCGGAGCGGGTGGTCGGCTTCCACTTCTTCAACCCGGTCGCGGTGCTGCCGCTGCTGGAGATCGTCCGCGGCGAGCGGACCGACGACGCCACGCTGGCCACCGCGTTCGCGGTCGGCAAGCAGCTCAGGAAGTCGTCGGTGCTGGTGAAGGACGCTCCGGCGTTCGTGGTGAACCGGCTGCTGACCCGCTTCCTCGGCACCGTGTTCGCCGCCGTCGACCAGGGCACCCCGCTGGACGTGGCGAACAGCGCGCTGGACCCGCTGGGTCTGCCGATGCGTCCGCTGGCGCTGCTCCAGCTCGTCGGGCCGGCCGTGGCGTACCACGTCGGCGGCACCCTGCACGAGGCGTTCCCGGACCGGTTCGGCGTCAGCGAGAACCTCAAGCGGATCGCCGACTCGGGCCAGCCGATCGTGGTCGACGACCAGATCAACGACGAGGTGGCGAAGCTGCTCGTGGTCGGCGACGAGCCGCTCACCGCCGAGCAGGTCCGGCAGAACGCGCTGGACGCGCTGGCGCAGGAGATCCGGCTCATGCTCGACGAGGGCGTCGTCGCCGAGGCGCAGGACATCGACCTGTGCATGATCCTCGGCGCCGGCTGGCCGTTCCACCTGGGCGGCGTCACGCCGTACCTGGACCGGACCGGCACCTCCGAGCGGGTGACCGGCAAGCGGTTCCTGCCGCACGGCGTGGCAAGCCTGCGCTGA
- a CDS encoding thiolase family protein, translating into MPREVRDVVFVDGVRTPFGKAGGMYANTRADDLVIRCIRELMRRNPQLPPEKVEEVAIAATTQIGDQGLTIGRTAALLAGLPKTVPGFAIDRMCAGAMTAVTTVASGIAVGAYDVAIAGGVEHMGRHPMGEGVDPNPRIVAEKLVDPSALVMGSTAENLHDRVPHITKERTDAFALASQQKTAKAYANGKLQGDLVPVAVRDPEAGWGLATVDEAPRDTSMEKLAGLKTPFRPHGKVTAGNAAGLNDGATAALLVAEDTARELGLPVGMRLVSFGFVGVEPEVMGVGPIPSTEKALRIAGLSIDDIGLFELNEAFAVQVLAFLDHFGIADDDPRVNPWGGAIAIGHPLASSGVRLMTQLARQFAEHPEVRYGLTAMCIGIGMGGTVIWENPHWEGGDK; encoded by the coding sequence GTGCCCCGTGAAGTCCGGGATGTCGTCTTCGTCGACGGCGTCCGTACCCCGTTCGGCAAGGCGGGTGGGATGTACGCCAACACCCGCGCCGACGATCTGGTGATCCGCTGCATCCGCGAGCTGATGCGCCGCAACCCGCAACTTCCGCCGGAGAAGGTGGAGGAGGTGGCCATCGCCGCCACCACCCAGATCGGTGACCAGGGCCTGACCATCGGCCGCACCGCCGCCCTGCTGGCCGGCCTGCCCAAGACCGTGCCCGGCTTCGCCATCGACCGGATGTGCGCCGGCGCGATGACCGCCGTCACCACCGTGGCCAGCGGCATCGCCGTGGGCGCGTACGACGTGGCCATCGCCGGCGGCGTCGAGCACATGGGCCGCCACCCGATGGGCGAGGGCGTCGACCCCAACCCGCGCATCGTCGCGGAGAAGCTCGTCGACCCGTCCGCCCTGGTGATGGGCTCCACCGCGGAGAACCTGCACGACCGCGTCCCGCACATCACCAAGGAGCGCACCGACGCGTTCGCGCTGGCCTCGCAGCAGAAGACCGCGAAGGCGTACGCCAACGGCAAGCTCCAGGGCGACCTGGTGCCGGTGGCGGTCCGCGACCCGGAGGCGGGCTGGGGCCTGGCCACAGTGGACGAGGCGCCCCGCGACACCTCGATGGAGAAGCTGGCCGGCCTGAAGACCCCGTTCCGGCCGCACGGCAAGGTCACCGCCGGTAACGCGGCCGGCCTGAACGACGGCGCCACCGCCGCGCTGCTGGTGGCCGAGGACACCGCCCGCGAGCTGGGCCTGCCGGTCGGCATGCGCCTGGTGTCGTTCGGCTTCGTCGGCGTCGAGCCCGAGGTGATGGGCGTCGGCCCGATCCCGTCGACCGAGAAGGCGCTGCGCATCGCCGGCCTGAGCATCGACGACATCGGCCTGTTCGAGCTGAACGAGGCGTTCGCGGTGCAGGTGCTCGCCTTCCTCGACCACTTCGGCATCGCCGACGACGACCCGCGGGTCAACCCGTGGGGCGGCGCGATCGCCATCGGTCACCCGCTCGCGTCCTCCGGCGTCCGGCTGATGACCCAGCTCGCCCGCCAGTTCGCCGAGCACCCCGAGGTCCGCTACGGCCTCACCGCCATGTGCATCGGCATCGGCATGGGCGGCACCGTGATCTGGGAGAACCCGCACTGGGAGGGTGGAGACAAGTGA